The Streptomyces halobius genomic interval GCAACCGCCGGCTGTCCGACGAGGAGGTGGCCCGGATCCACGGCCGGATGGCCGGCTGGTACGGCTCCGGACTGCCGATCATCGACAATTCCCAGCATGATGTCGCCACCACGGTGCGGGTGCTGGACGATGTCGTCGCCCGCAGCATCGCCAGCCCGCCCAGCTGGTAGCCCGACCCGGCGGCGCCGGTGTGCGTCCCCCGGGCGGGGGCTCTCGACCGGCCGCCCGCCAGGTCCGGTCGTACGCTCGGGATATGTCCGAGTTGTACGCGGTCCGACGCACGCGGCTGCGCGACCGCGCAGCCGGGGCCGGAAGCGTCGCCGCACTGATCTCGCGCCCGCCCAACGTCCGCTACCTCACCGGCTGCGCGCCCTCCGGGGCCGCGCTGCTGCTGGGGCCGGGCGAGGACATTCTGATCTGCGGCAGGCCGCTGAGCGGCGACCCGTCCGAAGGACGCCCCGCCGACGACGTACGGGTGTCCGTACTGCCCACCCGTGGCGGTGACCCGGTCGTCGCCGGCGCCGATCTGGCCGCGAAGGCCGGCGCGGACACCCTCGCCGTCGAGGAGCACCACCTCACCGTCAGCCGGCACCGGGCCCTCTCCCAGGTCGCGCCCCGGCTGCGGCTCACCGACCTGGCCTGCGCGGTCGAGGCGCAGCGGCTGGTCAAGGACGACGACGAGATCGCCTGTCTGCGGATCGCCGCCGAGATCACCGATCACGCCCTCGGCGAACTCCTGGAGTCGATCCTCGTCGGCCGCACCGAGCGGCATCTCGCGCTCGAACTGGAGCGCCGGCTCGTCGACCACGGCGCGGACGGCCCGGCTTTCCCCACCTCGGTCGCGGCCGGCCAGAACGCCGGCCGCCCCGGACATCTGCCGACCGACCGGCGGGTGGAGGAGGGCGACTTCCTCAGCGTCGGCCTGGGCG includes:
- a CDS encoding aminopeptidase P family protein, whose product is MSELYAVRRTRLRDRAAGAGSVAALISRPPNVRYLTGCAPSGAALLLGPGEDILICGRPLSGDPSEGRPADDVRVSVLPTRGGDPVVAGADLAAKAGADTLAVEEHHLTVSRHRALSQVAPRLRLTDLACAVEAQRLVKDDDEIACLRIAAEITDHALGELLESILVGRTERHLALELERRLVDHGADGPAFPTSVAAGQNAGRPGHLPTDRRVEEGDFLSVGLGANYRGYRCEIGRTFVIGTTPADWQIELYDLVFAAQRAGREALAPGVECREVDRVTRHLLEAAGYREGLGPWTGHGVGLEIDEDPQLSPAAMGKLDACVPVTVDPGVHLPGRGGVRIDDTLVVRSEADGGPELLTITTKELLAL